The Haloplanus natans DSM 17983 DNA segment GGCGGTGGAAAAGGGTTCCGTCGGTGTCTGCCGGCCGTCAGACGGCGTGGCGCGTACCTTTTTCACTCGCGCCCCCGAGCCAACGGGCATGAAGCTACTGCTGGGCATCGGCGGGAGCGACGACTCGATCCGCGCTCTGGAACGGGCGGTCGACCGCGTCGCCGAGACGGGCGACGATCTGACCGTCGCGATCCTCCGAAACCCGGCGACTGAGGCGGAACCGGCGGCCATCGAGGACCGGGTGCAGGCGGTCCTCGACGACGCGGGGGTATCGGCAGCCGTCCGACATCTGGAGGGCGACCCCGGAAGCCAACTGGTGGATCTGGCCGAGCGCGAGTCGTTCGACCGGATCGTCCTCGGCGGCGGCGAGACCAGTCCAATGGGCAAGATCAAACTCGGGGGGATCGCCGAGTTCGTCCTCTTGAACTCCCACGTCTCGGTGACGCTCGTCCGATGAGCAGCGACAAATACCCCGACGAGCCGGCGGGACCGTTCCCCGACCCGCCGACGACGGTCGAGGACCGCGAGGGTCGGTCGATCACGGTTCGCCGCTACGACGAGCAACGGGACCGGGCGGCGCTGGAGGCCATGTACGACGCGTTCGACCCCGCGGACCGGGCCCAGGGCATCCCGCCGACGGGCGCGGACCGCATCGCCGACTGGCTGGACAGCATCACCGACGAGGGGACGGTGAACGTCGTCGCGACCCACCACGAGACGGTGGTGGGCCACGCGACGCTCGTTCCCGACGAACCGGAGGCGACCGCCGAACTCGCCATCTTCGTCCTGCAGGACTACCAGGGCGCGGGCATCGGCACGCACCTCATCGAAACGCTTCTCGGCGTCGGCCGGGCGGCGGGGGTCGAACGCGTCTGGCTCTCGGTCGAGCGCTGGAACGAACCGGCCATCTCCCTGTACGAGAAGGTGGGCTTCGTCCCCAGCGACACCGAGAGCTTCGAACACGAGATGGCGATTCGGTTGTAACCGGCACACCGGCTGGCTTCCGAGACCCTCCTACACCGACAGGACCGGCTGGCTCGCGTAGAGAAGGACGTACTCGGCGGCCTTCGCGAGCACCTCGTCGGGGTCGCCGGAGACGGGTTCGCGCGGGACGACCACGAAGTCGGCGCCGAGTTCCTCCGCGGTGTCGAGGACGACGCTGCCCGGATGCCGGGAGAGCTGTCGGGTCGAGAAGCCGTAGGCCATCGACGTCGAGAGCGGGACACCCGCGCCGTCGACGATATCGACGACGGCCCGGAGGAAGGCCTCGGTGTCGGCGGCGAGGGACGCGTCGTCGACGGCGCCAGTGTCGATGGCGCGGGCGAGGTCCTCGCTGACGACGTAGAGCGCGTGGACCGCGGCGTCGTACTCGGCGGCGATAGCGGCGGCGTACTCGACGGCCGAGAGCGACTCCTCGCTCCCGTCGACGGGGACGAGTACGAGCGAGGGCGAGAGCGGATCGGTCATGCCGGGGCCTGCGCGGGCCACGGTCAAAAACGCTCCCCCATCGGGACGTTTTATACACCGACCGGCCGAACCTCGGGTTATGAACCCCGAGTTCGACACGATCGTCATCGCGACCGACGGTTCGGAGAGCGTCCGCCGGGCCGTGAGCGTCGCCCTCGACCTCGCCGACCGATTCGACGCGACGGTCCACGCGCTCTACGTCGTCGACGAGAGCGAGGTAGCGTCCTCGCCCGAACAGGTGCGCGAGGAGATGCGCGACGCCCTCGACGAGTCGGGTGCGGCGGCGCTGGAGACGGTTGCCGACGCCACCGACCGCCCCGTGACGACCGCCGTCCGCGAGGGACGGCCGGCCACGGTGATCCGGGAGTACGCGGTCGACCACGACGCCGACATGGTTGCGATGGGGACCCGCGGCCGCCACGGCGAGAACCGCTTTCTCATCGGAAGCGTCGCCGAACGCGTCGTCCGAACCTGCCCAGTCCCCGTGCTGACGGTGCGGCAACTCGACGAGAGCGAACGCGACGGGGCCGACGGCGTCGGGGACGCCGCGACCGCCTGATAGTGATTATTGTAAGTCAGTACCGGTGGTTCGCTGACTCGTTCTGGCGACCCACCGGTAACCAGTTACGATAAACACTGTGAGACGGATCGTCCGAAGCCGCGCCCGTGGATCCGGCGAACCGCGGCATACTTCCCACCGGCCCGCTTCCGACCGGTATGGACGACGATCTGATCGATTCGGACGCGCTCTCGCTCTCGCGGAAGTCCCGACTCCCCGGTGCCGGCTTCTTCTACCCCGACTCGCTCGACGAGGAGTACGCCGACCGCCGCGCCCGCGAGGCTATCGAGGGCGCCGACGTGGTGGTCGTGGCCGACGGCGACGCCGACGGCCTCGGCTGTGCGGCGCTGCTCCGCGAGGCTCACGACGCCGCCCTCGACGTGGCGCCGTTCGAGGCGTCGCTCGCGGCACGGACGGACCCGACGCTTTCGGCCGACGACGACGAGGACGAGGACCGCGAGGAGTCGCCCGTCGGCCTCGTCACCGCCAGCCCGCACTCCCTGGCCGACGCCCTCGAACGCGTCGCCGAGTATGCCGACCCCGGCGTCGGCGTCTTCGTCTGTGACCTCTGTCCGGACGACGAGTCGGTCGTCGAGGCCGTCGAGAGCGTGGTCGACCGCGACGGGACCGTCCGCTGGTTCGACCACCACCAGTGGGACGACGACGTGGCGGCGGCGGTCCGCGAGGCCGGCGTCGACCTGGTCGTCGGCGAGTCCGACGAGGAGTGTACGGCCGACGTGACGCTTCGATCCCTCGACTACGACTTCCCGGACGATCTCGTCGACCTCGCGGCGGTCACCCGGGATCACGACCTCTGGATCAAAGAGGACCCCCGGAGCGACGACCTGTCCGACTACGCCCACTGGGCGAGCATCGAGGAGTACGTGACCATGGTGGGACAGTACGGCCCCGACCTCCCCAGCCCGGTCGTCGACTACCTCGAAGACCGCCGCGTCGAGAAAGAGCAGTTGATCGGGGCGGCAGTCGACCGCGCGGAGATGGAGTCGGTCGGCCCGTGGACCGTCGGCGTCACCTACGGCCGGTGCTCACAGAACGAGGTTGCCGAGGCGCTCCGCGAACGGGGCGCCGACGCCGCGGTGATCGTCAAACCCGCCGGGAGCGCCAGCATCCGGGGAACCGAGGGGTTCGAGCGCGCTCACGAGGTGGCGGGACTGGTCAACGGCGGCGGACATCCCCGCGCCGCGGGCTGTAAACCCGACATATACGACGACATGCTCGACTACGCCCACCACTGGACGACGGAGGGGTCGGCGGCGAAACAGGTGATCCTGGCGGCGTTCCAACGCATCGCGGCCGACGAAGCCAAAGCGGACGCCGACTCCGGAACGGACGAGTAGCTACGCCTCGCCGACGATCCACCGATCCGAGAACGCGGTGCCGTCCGGGCAGGCGGCGTAGGCGTGGATCACGTCGCCCTCGGCGTAGATGCCGCCCACGTCCTCGTTCCGTGCTTCCGCGAACGCGAGGACGTAGGCCACGCCCTCGCCGCAGTCGGGGCAGGTTCCACCCCGCAGGTCGCGGTCGATGTCGCCCTCGGTGCCCATCGCCCGCTTGGCGAACTCCATCGCGTCCATGCCCGTCCCGGCCGAGAAGAGCTTTCGACCCGTCTCGCCGGGGACGACGAGGACGACGCCGCCGTCGACGGCGGCGCCGTAGTCGGCGAGTTGTCCCTCGTCGTCGAGGTAGTCGTCGGTGAGAAAGAGGACGACGTGGTCGAGCCGGTCGCCTGCGAGGAACGCGTCGAGGTCGGTGTCGCTCATACCGGGCGATGGCGGTCGAGGGGTAAAGAACGGTCGTTTCCGACGGAGAGCGACGGGGTTTTGCCCCCGGTCGCCGTGTCATCCGGCGTGGATCGAACGCGTTTCACCCGGCTGACGTACGTCGTCTTCGGCCTCGCGTTGCTCGTCAGCAACGCCCTCTCGCTACGATCCTCGGTCGAGGTCCTGCCGGTCGTCGCCGTCGTTCTGAGTTTCCTGGTCGTCGTCGCGGCGATCACAGGGCTCCTGTGGCCCGATGCGACGCCGCTCGGCGTCTCCGTCGACATCGGCGCCCAACCGACGTGGGTGCTGGCCCTGCTGTGGATCGGGAGCGCGCTGTTGCTCGTCGGAACGGCCCTACAGCTTTAGCGGTCGTCCAGACGCTCGGCGATGGCCGACAGCGACGAGTCGGGCGCCTCGGTGACGGTGTAGACGGCCCGCCGGCCGGGGACGCGAAGCCCGTAAAGATAGCCCGGCGTCACCTCGTCGAGGTCGACGCTCTCCCCGGCCTCGCGGTCGGTGTCGCGGACCCACGCGACGAGGCGGTTCTCGCCCTCGCCGTCGGCCCGCGCGAGGCGGCGGTTGTCGTAGGCGCCGCGGACGACCGTGCCGTCGGCGTCGCCCTCGACTGTCGCGTGATACTCGGTGCCGTCGAGAACGAGACGGACGATGTCGCCGGGGGTGACTGCCACGTCCTCGGGGAGGCGGAGACAGGGGCGACGAGTGCCGCCGCTCCGTGCGAGTCGGGCGCGGTACGTGGTCACCGCCTCACCGTCGCTGGCGACGCGGTCGGGCACGGTTACTCGTCGTCGGTCAGGGCGTCGAAGTCGGCGTCGCCGTCGACGACCGTGACGTTGATCTGGGCGACTTCGTCGCTCACCTCTCGGCCGCGGACAGTCACGCGCTTGCGCTCGCCGTCGCGGGAGGGGTCGAAGCCGACGCCGCCTTCGAGGAGGAGTTCCTTCAACGCGGGGCCGGACACGTCGGCGCGCAGGGGGCGCCCGGCGTTGTCGGAGCCACCCGTCAGTTCGAGCGTGGTGCCGTCGAGTCCGACGGCGCCGCCGTCGACCTCGTCACCGAGTTCGCGTCCGAGGAATCGGTTCGCGTCCTGTCCGTCGACCTCGACCTGCGCGGTCCGGCCCGTCTCGGGGTCCGAAACCACGACCTTGAAGTCTGCCATGCCCGGATTCAGACGGCCGCCGATAAAAAGCACGTCGAAACCGAGCGTCGGTAGGGAACGGTTTTTGAGTGCCGGTCACGGAGTGTGGATATGGCGACTCGTCCGCTCGTTCTCGCCGTTCTTCTGGTTCTTGCGGGCTGTACGACACCGTTCGCCCCGACGACGCCGACGGCGGTGCCGGCCGACGCGCCGACGACCGCGACGCCAGCCGACACGACGGGAACGGAGACGCCCCGACACACGACCACCCACCCGCCGCTGGCGACGCCGAGCGCGAACCCCTGGGGGGCAGACCCCATCGTCGTCGCAATCGACTCGACGGCGGCGCCCGACCGCGAGTTCGCCCCGCTCGTCCGCGAGGCGACGGCCTTCTGGGAGGCGAACGGGGAGTATCTCGGGTTCGAAGTGCGCTACGAGGTGCGTCCCGACGCGACGGACCCGGACATCGTGCTCTCGTTCGTCGATCGGGTCCCCGACTGTGGCGACGTGGCCGACGCGGTGGGATGTGCGCCGCTGGTGACCGACCCCAGACAGCTCGACCGCCCGGAGACGGTGTGGGTGAAGACCGGCCTCTCGGACGCCTCGACGACGCTCGTCGTGGAGCACGAACTCGGGCACACGCTGGGGCTGACCCACGACGACCCTCCGCGGTCGGTGATGCGGGCGCGGTCGGTGCTGTACACCGAACCACAGCCGAACGCGACGGAGCGCGCGTTCCCGTGGGACGACGCCGATTTCACCGTGCGCGTCGACGCGACGAACGCCTCGGACCCGACGGGTGCGCGCACACAGACCGACCACGCGCTGACCTACTACGAGGACGGCGCGGCCGGGATGCCGGATACCATCACGTTCGAGCGCGCCGACGGTGACGCCGAGATCCTGGTTCGTTTCGGGGCGACCGACACCTGCCGGGCGTCGAGCGGGTCGTGTATCAGCACCTTCGGCACCGATCCGGACGGCGACGGCGCCATCGAGACGTACAGACGGGTCGAAATCACCCTCGTCGGCCTCGACACCGACGCGGTGGGCTGGCACGTGGGCTACTGGCTGGCACACGCGTTCGGGGCCGAAGCGGACGGCGAGAAACCGCCGCCGTTCCGCGACGCGAGCGGCCGGGAGCGGCGGAGCGAGTGGTGGGCGTAGATGGCCGGTATCGACCGCGAGCGTCTCGATCACGCGCTCGAACGCGCCTTCGGTGGGGGGGAGGGGGAACGCCGCGCCGTGGTCCGGGCAGCGGGCGATCTGGCCGACAGCGGCCGTCTCGCCGCCGATCGGGGGTCCGCACTCACCGTCTCGACGGTGGTAGCGGAACTGGCCGACGCGCCCGACGACTCGTCGGTCTCCGAGCGGTGGAACTGGTGGATCGGCGCCCTGGCGGTCGCCTACGGCGACGCGTACACCCAGTTCGGCGTGCGGCGGTACGAGGAGTGAGCCGCGTGGGATCGTGTCCCGACCGATGTGTCCCGATCAGTCGAGCGGAGCGCCGTTCAGCACCGTCGTGCCGTCGAGGTCGACCGCCTTCGAGAGCGTGCCGTGGACGTAACAGCGGGCTTCGGCGGCCGCGATCAGATCGCGTACGTCGGATTCGGGGGCGTCGGTTCTGAGCGTCGTCGTGTAGGCGATGGACTCGAAGTCGGCGGGGGCGTCGCGGAAGCCGAGGCCGCCGAGACGGTCGATTTCGCTCTCCACGTCGACGGCGAGTTCGTCGAGTTCGATCCCCATGCGGATGGCGTTGCGGACATACTGGGCCTGCAGGCAGAACGCGAAGCCGGCGAGGAAATACCGAAGCGGCCGCGGGGCGACGCCGGTGCCGCCGACCTTCGAAGCGGGTTCGTCGGCGTCGAAGACGAAGCCGTCCGCGTGCGCCCGGGCGTGGTAGTTTCGAAGCGTCTCCGTCTCGACGCTCGGGTGACCCGGCTTGAGTTCGCGCGCCGACCGAAGCCCATCGATTCGGCGGTTCAATCGCGTTTGCAGCGTCGTGTCGACGAGTGACATGGGGCGTGAGAGGACCGTCGCCCAGTTAGGGGTTGTGACGCCGACCGCGGGGGACCGGCCGACGACACAACCGACGTAGTCCCGAGAACAACCGAAGATGACTTAAGACAACTGTATTTTACACTCTCTGCTAGCAACCACAACCGCACCCGGGCTATGGCAAAATTACTTGACTGACCGCCCCGGAGTCGTGACGATGGCAGGGACCGACGACGAGGGCGTCCTCCGGAGCAAGCGCTCGGCGACCCGATATCAGATTCTGGTGGGCATCGCGGAGCGACAGCCGGCGGTCAGTCAACGCGAAATCGCCGACGACATCGGTATCACGGCACAGGCCGTGAGCGACTACCTCCAGGGTCTCATCGAGGAGGGGTACGTCCGGAGTCCCGGACGGGGGCGATACGAGGTGACCAAGGAGGGCGTCGACTGGCTCATCGGTCGTACCGACGAACTCCGGGAGTTCGTGGCCCACGTCTCGGAGGACGTTATCGGGCAGGTCGAGATCGAAACCGCCATCGCGGCCGCCGATATCGACGAGGGCGACGCCGTCTCGCTGTCGATGCAAGACGGCGTGCTCCGCGCCACCCCGGGCACCGCCGGGAGCACAACCGCGATTGCGGTCACCGCCGCCACCGCTGGCCGGGACGTGGGCGTCACCGACTTCGAGGGCGTCCTCGACTACGATTTGGGCCGGGTGACCGCCGTCTCGATCCCCCGGGTCCAGGACGGCGGGAGCGCCGCCGTCGCGAACGGGACGGTCCTCGACGGCGTCGCCGACGCGGATCTGGTGGCGACGGCCGGGACCGAGGCGCTGGTTGCCGCGCGGGCCGCCGGCCTCGATCCGGACGTGCGCTTTGGCACCCCACAGGCCGTGAGCGAGGCGGCAGTCCGCGGCCTCGACGTGCTCTTGCTCGCCGTGGCGGACGAACTCTCGACGCATCTCGACCGCCTCCGCGAGCACAACGTCAACTACGAAGTCGTCGATCCGGCGGAGTGATAGTGTTTATTGTAAGTTATTACCGGTGGGTCGACGGACCGTCTTGACGACCTACCGGTAGCCAGTTACAATAAACAGTATGAGACGGGTCGGTGCATCCGGTGACGACGGACACCGATCGGTACGAATCGACGGACCCAAACCGTCGGGCTGGATATGATCTTCGAATGCAGCTTCGGTTCCTCGGCGGGGCACGCGAGGTCGGACGGAGCGCGATCCTCGTGAACGAACGCCTCCTCCTCGATTTCGGGATGCTGACCGGCAACCCCCCACAGTTCCCGGTGGCGACGCCCACGCCCGAGGCGGTCGTCGTCTCGCACGGCCACCTCGACCACGTCGGCGCGATTCCCTCGTTGCTCTCCGGATCGGCCCGGCCGTCGATCCACTGGACGCCGCCGACAGCCGAACTCGCACACACGCTCGCGACGGACACGCTCAAGCTCCACGGCGGGACGCTTGCGTGTCCGTTCACGGAGAACGACCGCAAGCGCGTGACGGAGGTGTCGGAGACCCACGGCTATCGCGAGCCGTTCGAGGCCGCGGGACACGAGGTCACCTTCTACAACGCCGGCCACATCCCCGGAAGCGCACACGTCCTCGTCGACGACGGCGACACCCGGCTGCTGTATACGGGCGATTTCCACACCGACGATCAGCGCCTCGTCGCGGGGACGACCGCCCGTCCCGACGCCGACGCCGTGCTCTGTGAGAGCACGTACGCCGACGTGGACCACGAGGACCGAAACGAGGTGGAGCGGCGCTTCGTCGAGAGCGTCGAGACGACGCTCTGGGAGGGCGGTACGGTGGTCGTTCCGGCTTTTGCCATCGGCCGGACCCAGGAGATACTCATGATCTGTGCCGCCCACGACGTTCCCTGTTACGTCGATGGGATGGGCAAGCAAGTGACGGAGATGCTGCGGCGGTATCCGTCCTATCTCCGTGATCCCGAGGCGTTCCGCCGGGCGAAATCGCACGCGCGGTTCGTCACCGGCCGGGACGGCCAGCGACGGCGGATCATCGACCAGCGGGCGGCGATCATCACGACCAGCGGGATGCTCTCGGGCGGCCCCGCGATGAGCTACATCCCCGAGA contains these protein-coding regions:
- a CDS encoding universal stress protein, whose product is MKLLLGIGGSDDSIRALERAVDRVAETGDDLTVAILRNPATEAEPAAIEDRVQAVLDDAGVSAAVRHLEGDPGSQLVDLAERESFDRIVLGGGETSPMGKIKLGGIAEFVLLNSHVSVTLVR
- a CDS encoding GNAT family N-acetyltransferase, with the translated sequence MSSDKYPDEPAGPFPDPPTTVEDREGRSITVRRYDEQRDRAALEAMYDAFDPADRAQGIPPTGADRIADWLDSITDEGTVNVVATHHETVVGHATLVPDEPEATAELAIFVLQDYQGAGIGTHLIETLLGVGRAAGVERVWLSVERWNEPAISLYEKVGFVPSDTESFEHEMAIRL
- a CDS encoding universal stress protein yields the protein MTDPLSPSLVLVPVDGSEESLSAVEYAAAIAAEYDAAVHALYVVSEDLARAIDTGAVDDASLAADTEAFLRAVVDIVDGAGVPLSTSMAYGFSTRQLSRHPGSVVLDTAEELGADFVVVPREPVSGDPDEVLAKAAEYVLLYASQPVLSV
- a CDS encoding universal stress protein, which produces MNPEFDTIVIATDGSESVRRAVSVALDLADRFDATVHALYVVDESEVASSPEQVREEMRDALDESGAAALETVADATDRPVTTAVREGRPATVIREYAVDHDADMVAMGTRGRHGENRFLIGSVAERVVRTCPVPVLTVRQLDESERDGADGVGDAATA
- a CDS encoding DHH family phosphoesterase; translation: MDDDLIDSDALSLSRKSRLPGAGFFYPDSLDEEYADRRAREAIEGADVVVVADGDADGLGCAALLREAHDAALDVAPFEASLAARTDPTLSADDDEDEDREESPVGLVTASPHSLADALERVAEYADPGVGVFVCDLCPDDESVVEAVESVVDRDGTVRWFDHHQWDDDVAAAVREAGVDLVVGESDEECTADVTLRSLDYDFPDDLVDLAAVTRDHDLWIKEDPRSDDLSDYAHWASIEEYVTMVGQYGPDLPSPVVDYLEDRRVEKEQLIGAAVDRAEMESVGPWTVGVTYGRCSQNEVAEALRERGADAAVIVKPAGSASIRGTEGFERAHEVAGLVNGGGHPRAAGCKPDIYDDMLDYAHHWTTEGSAAKQVILAAFQRIAADEAKADADSGTDE
- a CDS encoding DUF5807 family protein, with product MSDTDLDAFLAGDRLDHVVLFLTDDYLDDEGQLADYGAAVDGGVVLVVPGETGRKLFSAGTGMDAMEFAKRAMGTEGDIDRDLRGGTCPDCGEGVAYVLAFAEARNEDVGGIYAEGDVIHAYAACPDGTAFSDRWIVGEA
- a CDS encoding DUF7112 family protein produces the protein MPDRVASDGEAVTTYRARLARSGGTRRPCLRLPEDVAVTPGDIVRLVLDGTEYHATVEGDADGTVVRGAYDNRRLARADGEGENRLVAWVRDTDREAGESVDLDEVTPGYLYGLRVPGRRAVYTVTEAPDSSLSAIAERLDDR
- a CDS encoding 30S ribosomal protein S6e, with translation MADFKVVVSDPETGRTAQVEVDGQDANRFLGRELGDEVDGGAVGLDGTTLELTGGSDNAGRPLRADVSGPALKELLLEGGVGFDPSRDGERKRVTVRGREVSDEVAQINVTVVDGDADFDALTDDE
- a CDS encoding matrixin family metalloprotease, with the protein product MATRPLVLAVLLVLAGCTTPFAPTTPTAVPADAPTTATPADTTGTETPRHTTTHPPLATPSANPWGADPIVVAIDSTAAPDREFAPLVREATAFWEANGEYLGFEVRYEVRPDATDPDIVLSFVDRVPDCGDVADAVGCAPLVTDPRQLDRPETVWVKTGLSDASTTLVVEHELGHTLGLTHDDPPRSVMRARSVLYTEPQPNATERAFPWDDADFTVRVDATNASDPTGARTQTDHALTYYEDGAAGMPDTITFERADGDAEILVRFGATDTCRASSGSCISTFGTDPDGDGAIETYRRVEITLVGLDTDAVGWHVGYWLAHAFGAEADGEKPPPFRDASGRERRSEWWA
- a CDS encoding OsmC family protein — translated: MSLVDTTLQTRLNRRIDGLRSARELKPGHPSVETETLRNYHARAHADGFVFDADEPASKVGGTGVAPRPLRYFLAGFAFCLQAQYVRNAIRMGIELDELAVDVESEIDRLGGLGFRDAPADFESIAYTTTLRTDAPESDVRDLIAAAEARCYVHGTLSKAVDLDGTTVLNGAPLD
- a CDS encoding DUF7839 domain-containing protein, yielding MAGTDDEGVLRSKRSATRYQILVGIAERQPAVSQREIADDIGITAQAVSDYLQGLIEEGYVRSPGRGRYEVTKEGVDWLIGRTDELREFVAHVSEDVIGQVEIETAIAAADIDEGDAVSLSMQDGVLRATPGTAGSTTAIAVTAATAGRDVGVTDFEGVLDYDLGRVTAVSIPRVQDGGSAAVANGTVLDGVADADLVATAGTEALVAARAAGLDPDVRFGTPQAVSEAAVRGLDVLLLAVADELSTHLDRLREHNVNYEVVDPAE
- a CDS encoding MBL fold metallo-hydrolase, which gives rise to MQLRFLGGAREVGRSAILVNERLLLDFGMLTGNPPQFPVATPTPEAVVVSHGHLDHVGAIPSLLSGSARPSIHWTPPTAELAHTLATDTLKLHGGTLACPFTENDRKRVTEVSETHGYREPFEAAGHEVTFYNAGHIPGSAHVLVDDGDTRLLYTGDFHTDDQRLVAGTTARPDADAVLCESTYADVDHEDRNEVERRFVESVETTLWEGGTVVVPAFAIGRTQEILMICAAHDVPCYVDGMGKQVTEMLRRYPSYLRDPEAFRRAKSHARFVTGRDGQRRRIIDQRAAIITTSGMLSGGPAMSYIPEIRANPTNKITMTGYQVEGTPGRDLLETGRADIGGRIMAVSAGVEQYDFSAHADADGLRTFLDDYAGCEVLVNHGDRCEWFADRLRADGFDARAPERAATVVV